A genomic stretch from Aminobacter aminovorans includes:
- a CDS encoding helix-turn-helix domain-containing protein: MERQKKSTVCSQEHSRLPDLSAVMTGRTGKFSIGRLLRCLDRLDYRIDVAVRDRTRRMVPATA; this comes from the coding sequence GTGGAGAGGCAGAAGAAGAGCACTGTTTGCTCGCAAGAACACAGCCGCCTGCCCGACCTGTCGGCGGTCATGACCGGCCGCACGGGCAAGTTCTCCATCGGTCGGCTGCTTCGTTGCCTCGACCGGCTCGACTACCGCATCGATGTGGCGGTTCGCGACAGGACGCGCCGCATGGTGCCTGCCACCGCCTGA
- a CDS encoding SLC13 family permease — translation MTTDQMMSFAVIALMMAAFVWGRFRYDLVASGALIAAVAIGIVPQAEAFGGFSDDIVIIVGSALLVSAGVARSGIMEYAIQRFAPDVSSVRAQLALLVIIVTILSAFVKNIGALAIMIPIAFQFARRSNTSPSVFLMPMAFGSLLGGLMTLVGTSPNIVVSRVRQEMTGEGFSMFDFTPVGAALAVSGLVFLVLFYRLLPIRTRASASIHEALDVNNYVTEARLVADSTVVGKTLADLLKLGGSRAVVTSILRSRALHVTPFPDVVLREGDILLIEGAPEALDRIVTQAKLSVTGSRDSAGGIAAAAVEAIIGENSNLIGGSAQRLALYDRFNVNLLAVSRKGERIQERLGAVILRLGDVVVLQGNPQTMPDILRELGCLPLAERPILLGSFRRGIVPLAILVAAMGATALGLLPVPLAFFTAAVAMVLFRVIPLREVYGAIDGPILVMLAALIPVSDSLRRTGATEIISAWLAEFASTLPPAGALTLIMVVAMAVTPFLNNAATVLVVAPIAAGFATTLGFRPEAFLMAVAIGAGCDFLTPIGHQCNTLVMGPGGYKFSDYPRLGLPLSLLVIVVAVPMLMLVWPM, via the coding sequence ATGACCACCGACCAGATGATGTCCTTCGCCGTCATTGCGCTGATGATGGCGGCATTCGTCTGGGGCCGGTTCCGTTACGATCTCGTCGCCTCAGGCGCGCTGATCGCAGCCGTTGCGATCGGCATCGTGCCGCAGGCTGAAGCCTTCGGCGGCTTCAGCGACGACATCGTCATCATCGTCGGTTCGGCACTGCTGGTCAGCGCCGGCGTCGCGCGCTCCGGCATCATGGAATATGCCATCCAGCGCTTTGCGCCCGACGTCTCGAGCGTCAGGGCGCAACTGGCGCTGCTGGTGATCATCGTTACCATCCTCTCGGCTTTCGTGAAGAATATCGGCGCGCTGGCGATCATGATCCCGATCGCCTTCCAGTTCGCCCGCCGCTCCAACACCTCGCCCTCGGTGTTCCTGATGCCGATGGCCTTCGGCTCGCTGCTCGGCGGCCTGATGACGCTGGTCGGCACCTCGCCCAACATCGTGGTGTCGCGCGTGCGCCAGGAAATGACCGGCGAAGGCTTCTCGATGTTCGACTTCACCCCTGTCGGCGCAGCATTGGCGGTCTCGGGCCTCGTCTTCCTGGTGCTGTTCTACCGGCTGTTGCCCATCCGCACCCGCGCCTCGGCCTCGATCCACGAGGCGCTCGACGTCAACAACTACGTCACCGAGGCGCGCCTGGTCGCCGACTCCACCGTCGTCGGCAAGACGCTGGCCGACCTGCTGAAGCTCGGCGGCAGCCGCGCGGTGGTGACCTCTATCCTGCGTTCGCGCGCGTTGCATGTGACGCCCTTCCCCGACGTCGTGCTGCGCGAGGGCGACATCCTTTTGATCGAAGGCGCCCCTGAAGCGCTCGACCGCATCGTCACCCAGGCCAAGCTCAGCGTCACCGGCAGCCGCGATTCCGCCGGCGGAATCGCGGCGGCTGCCGTCGAGGCGATCATCGGCGAAAACTCCAACCTGATCGGCGGCTCTGCCCAGCGCCTGGCGCTTTACGACCGTTTCAACGTCAACCTGCTGGCGGTCAGCCGCAAGGGCGAACGCATCCAGGAGCGGCTGGGCGCCGTCATCCTGCGCCTCGGCGACGTCGTCGTGCTGCAGGGCAACCCGCAGACCATGCCCGACATATTGCGCGAACTCGGCTGCCTGCCGCTCGCCGAGCGCCCGATCCTGCTCGGCAGCTTCAGGCGCGGCATCGTCCCGCTTGCCATCCTGGTCGCGGCGATGGGCGCCACAGCCCTTGGCCTGCTGCCGGTGCCGCTCGCCTTCTTCACCGCCGCCGTCGCCATGGTGCTGTTCCGCGTCATCCCGCTGCGCGAGGTCTATGGCGCCATAGACGGCCCGATCCTGGTGATGCTGGCTGCCCTCATCCCGGTCAGCGACTCGCTGCGCCGGACCGGCGCCACCGAGATCATTTCCGCCTGGCTCGCCGAATTCGCCTCGACGCTGCCGCCTGCGGGTGCGCTGACGCTGATCATGGTCGTGGCTATGGCAGTCACGCCGTTCCTCAACAATGCCGCCACCGTGCTCGTGGTGGCGCCGATCGCCGCGGGATTTGCCACCACGCTGGGCTTTCGCCCCGAAGCCTTCCTGATGGCGGTGGCGATCGGCGCCGGCTGCGATTTCCTCACCCCCATCGGCCACCAGTGCAACACGCTGGTCATGGGCCCCGGCGGCTACAAATTCTCCGACTATCCGCGCCTCGGCCTGCCGCTGTCGCTGCTTGTCATCGTCGTTGCGGTGCCGATGCTGATGCTGGTCTGGCCGATGTAG
- a CDS encoding AMP-binding protein, giving the protein MVLASAIVLGFVAAWMLAAAVLMHGRGIRFRQALLYLPLKLIYRIKDDALRQARDAEAPVIYVISHQSRLEPALMLSLLPDQTLHILDDASAKAFWLEPWRELGRTIAFNAEHVFVSRRLVRVLRGKGRLAVYLPDTVEPDVKSFRLFRAVARIAMQADARVVPIFVSGARHLPFSLTPAERAPRHWFQRLSIAALAPMTMAELLQRAGYSQTTTANALFDRFAEARLAGTDLDRGVFGSMVDAARRYGPSRPIVEDVVSGALSYRKLLVGARVLGKRFEDMSRPGEALGILLPNANGVVLSMLGVISAGRVAAMINYTAGAANVASAVKTAAITTIISSRAFIQKADLGDVVTAAEQAGARIVWLEELRDSVTSAEKLTAALQWWRPLAPQDASKPAVILFTSGSEGTPKAVVLSHRNLVANALQAEARISISPEDKLFNVLPVFHSFGLTGGTILPLLTGIRLFLYPSPLHYKIIPDVARKIRPTIMFGTDTFLAAYARTAEDGDFSSLRFVVAGAEPVRAETRRVWRSRFNAEIIEGFGLTEAAPVVAVNSATHGRDGTVGRLLPGMRMRLAEVEGVAEGGQLWLTGPNLMMGYMTSDRPGELQPLEGWLDTGDIVSVDREGFITIRGRAKRFAKIAGEMVSLGAVEMLVQALWPEQRHAAVAVPDKRRGERIVLVTTAGNADPEALRVYGKQAGATELMVPHDIIKVHEIPVLGSGKTDYVAARRLALDQLGLAA; this is encoded by the coding sequence ATGGTCCTGGCCAGTGCAATTGTGCTCGGCTTCGTTGCGGCATGGATGCTTGCCGCCGCTGTTCTGATGCATGGCCGCGGCATCCGCTTCCGCCAGGCGCTGCTCTATCTGCCGCTCAAGCTGATCTATCGGATCAAGGACGACGCGCTGCGTCAGGCCCGCGATGCCGAGGCGCCGGTCATCTATGTCATCTCGCACCAGTCGCGGCTCGAACCGGCGCTGATGCTGTCGCTGTTGCCCGACCAGACGCTGCATATCCTCGATGATGCCTCCGCCAAGGCATTCTGGCTCGAGCCGTGGCGCGAGCTTGGCCGCACCATCGCCTTCAACGCCGAGCATGTCTTCGTCAGCCGCCGGCTGGTCCGCGTATTGCGCGGCAAGGGCCGCCTCGCCGTCTACCTGCCCGACACCGTCGAGCCAGACGTCAAATCGTTCCGGCTGTTCCGCGCCGTTGCCCGCATCGCCATGCAGGCCGACGCGAGGGTCGTGCCGATCTTCGTCAGCGGCGCCCGCCACCTGCCCTTCTCGCTGACGCCTGCCGAACGCGCCCCGCGCCACTGGTTCCAGCGCCTCAGCATCGCGGCCCTGGCCCCGATGACCATGGCCGAGTTGCTGCAGCGCGCCGGCTACAGCCAGACGACGACCGCCAACGCGCTGTTCGACCGTTTCGCCGAAGCGCGGCTTGCCGGCACAGATCTCGACCGGGGCGTATTCGGCTCCATGGTCGACGCTGCCAGGCGCTACGGCCCGTCGCGGCCGATCGTCGAGGACGTCGTCAGCGGTGCGCTCAGCTATCGCAAGCTGCTGGTTGGCGCACGCGTGCTCGGCAAGCGCTTCGAAGACATGTCCAGGCCGGGCGAAGCCCTGGGCATCCTTTTGCCCAACGCCAATGGCGTGGTGCTTTCGATGCTCGGCGTGATCTCCGCCGGCCGCGTTGCCGCGATGATCAACTACACGGCGGGTGCGGCCAATGTCGCGTCCGCCGTCAAGACAGCCGCGATCACGACCATCATTTCGTCGCGTGCCTTCATCCAGAAGGCCGACCTTGGCGACGTCGTCACTGCTGCCGAGCAGGCCGGCGCCAGGATCGTCTGGCTGGAAGAGCTGCGCGACAGCGTCACTTCAGCGGAAAAGCTCACCGCTGCCCTGCAATGGTGGCGGCCGCTTGCGCCACAGGATGCGTCAAAGCCGGCCGTCATCCTGTTCACCTCGGGCTCCGAGGGCACGCCCAAGGCGGTGGTGCTGTCGCACCGCAACCTCGTCGCCAACGCCTTGCAGGCCGAGGCGCGCATCAGCATCTCGCCTGAAGACAAGCTGTTCAACGTGCTGCCGGTGTTCCACTCCTTCGGCCTCACCGGCGGCACCATCCTGCCGCTTCTGACCGGCATCAGGCTGTTCCTCTACCCCTCGCCGCTGCACTACAAGATCATCCCCGATGTCGCGCGCAAGATCCGCCCGACGATCATGTTCGGCACCGACACCTTCCTCGCCGCCTATGCCCGCACCGCCGAGGATGGCGATTTCTCCAGCCTGCGCTTCGTCGTCGCCGGCGCCGAGCCGGTCAGGGCGGAGACGCGCCGGGTCTGGCGCAGCCGCTTCAATGCCGAGATCATCGAGGGTTTCGGCCTGACCGAGGCCGCCCCCGTCGTTGCCGTCAACTCGGCGACGCATGGCCGCGACGGCACCGTCGGGCGCCTCTTGCCCGGCATGCGCATGCGGCTTGCAGAGGTCGAGGGCGTTGCCGAAGGCGGCCAGCTCTGGCTCACCGGCCCCAATCTGATGATGGGCTACATGACATCGGACCGGCCGGGCGAGCTGCAGCCGCTCGAAGGCTGGCTCGATACCGGCGACATCGTTTCGGTCGACCGCGAGGGCTTCATCACCATTCGCGGGCGCGCCAAGCGCTTTGCCAAGATCGCCGGCGAAATGGTGTCGCTGGGCGCGGTCGAGATGCTGGTGCAGGCGCTGTGGCCGGAACAGCGCCACGCCGCGGTCGCCGTTCCCGACAAGCGCCGGGGCGAGCGCATCGTGCTGGTCACGACAGCCGGAAATGCCGATCCCGAGGCGTTGCGCGTCTATGGCAAGCAGGCCGGCGCCACCGAGCTGATGGTGCCGCATGACATCATCAAGGTGCACGAGATCCCGGTGCTCGGCTCGGGCAAGACAGACTATGTCGCCGCCCGCCGCCTGGCGCTCGACCAGCTCGGGCTGGCGGCCTAG
- a CDS encoding DMT family transporter, with protein MSTATETAAQHRLGMLLVAASAAVFGLAGILTKSVDADPLTITSWRGLIGGLLISAYVLWRRRSGAGESLHLGWQGWMLAVLGTFSSIAFIAAFKNTYVANVVVIYATVPFVVALLAWLIVGEVFRRQTAIAAAICLAGVAIMVWSGLGGGHAFGDSLALLMTFLFALYAALVRRFRNASVVWAGAVSAFLGVIPAWFLADPLTVPPASIAALVTFGFTFALAVILWTEGARRIPAAEAGLLGTTEVPCGIFFAWLFLAELPPMASLLGGAIVLAAVFWHAWRDARLADRFETGGKFRRETS; from the coding sequence ATGTCGACAGCAACCGAAACCGCCGCTCAGCACCGCCTCGGCATGTTGCTCGTCGCCGCCTCGGCCGCCGTCTTCGGCCTCGCCGGCATCCTGACAAAATCGGTCGACGCCGACCCGCTGACCATCACCTCCTGGCGCGGGCTGATCGGCGGCCTGCTGATCTCGGCCTATGTCTTGTGGCGGCGGCGAAGCGGCGCGGGTGAAAGCCTGCATCTCGGCTGGCAAGGCTGGATGCTGGCCGTGCTTGGCACTTTCTCCAGCATCGCCTTCATCGCCGCTTTCAAGAACACCTATGTCGCCAATGTCGTGGTCATCTACGCCACCGTGCCGTTCGTCGTCGCCCTGCTCGCCTGGCTGATCGTCGGCGAGGTGTTCCGGCGCCAGACGGCAATCGCCGCAGCCATATGCCTTGCCGGTGTCGCCATCATGGTCTGGTCGGGGCTCGGCGGCGGCCATGCCTTCGGCGACAGCCTGGCGCTGCTGATGACCTTCCTGTTTGCACTCTATGCCGCCCTTGTCAGGCGTTTCCGCAACGCGTCGGTGGTCTGGGCCGGCGCGGTTTCGGCCTTTCTCGGCGTGATACCGGCCTGGTTCCTCGCCGATCCGCTCACTGTTCCGCCGGCCAGCATTGCAGCGCTCGTCACCTTCGGCTTCACCTTTGCCCTTGCCGTCATCTTGTGGACCGAGGGCGCGCGCCGCATTCCCGCCGCCGAAGCAGGCCTGCTCGGTACGACCGAGGTGCCATGCGGCATCTTCTTTGCCTGGCTGTTCCTGGCCGAGCTGCCACCGATGGCAAGCCTGCTCGGTGGCGCCATCGTGCTGGCCGCGGTGTTCTGGCACGCCTGGCGCGACGCCCGCTTGGCTGATCGGTTCGAGACTGGCGGAAAATTCCGCCGTGAAACGAGTTAG
- a CDS encoding CDP-alcohol phosphatidyltransferase family protein, whose translation MVAPFKPFEPHGSGGPRIREIPLRMVLPNLITVLAICAGLSGIRLAFEGRFESAVVMVLLAAFLDGIDGRLARMLKATSRFGAQMDSLADIVNFGVVPALVLYAYLLDKAGSLGWIATLLFAIAMGLRLARFNVLDEDLDRPAWQAEYFVGVPAPIGAITLMLPMYLGFLGLEGTRTVAYIGTGFTILVAFLLVSRLPVYSGKKLKIKREHLLPVMLLAVFYVLLLTVYPWQTLTASVGAYLIFLPLSASAYARRARIEAAAAAAEAAETPAEPKA comes from the coding sequence ATGGTCGCGCCATTCAAGCCCTTCGAACCGCATGGCAGCGGCGGCCCGCGCATTCGCGAAATCCCGCTGCGCATGGTGCTGCCCAACCTGATCACCGTGCTGGCGATCTGCGCCGGCCTGTCGGGCATCCGGCTCGCCTTCGAAGGTCGCTTCGAATCGGCCGTGGTGATGGTGCTTTTGGCGGCGTTCCTCGACGGCATCGACGGCCGCCTGGCCCGCATGCTCAAGGCGACATCGCGCTTCGGCGCGCAGATGGATTCGCTCGCCGACATCGTCAATTTCGGCGTCGTGCCGGCATTGGTGCTCTACGCCTATCTGCTCGACAAGGCAGGCTCGCTCGGCTGGATCGCGACACTGTTGTTTGCCATCGCCATGGGCCTGAGGCTGGCGCGCTTCAACGTGCTCGACGAGGATCTCGATCGTCCCGCCTGGCAGGCCGAATATTTCGTCGGCGTGCCGGCGCCGATCGGCGCCATCACCTTGATGCTGCCGATGTATCTCGGCTTCCTCGGTCTCGAAGGCACCCGCACCGTGGCCTACATCGGCACCGGTTTCACCATTCTCGTCGCTTTCCTGCTGGTCAGCCGCTTGCCTGTCTATTCCGGCAAGAAGCTGAAGATCAAACGCGAGCATCTGCTGCCTGTCATGCTTTTGGCAGTGTTCTACGTGCTGCTTCTGACCGTCTATCCCTGGCAGACGCTGACCGCCTCGGTCGGCGCATATCTGATCTTTCTGCCGCTCAGTGCCAGCGCCTATGCGCGCCGCGCCCGCATCGAAGCAGCGGCGGCGGCTGCCGAGGCGGCTGAAACGCCCGCCGAACCCAAGGCTTAG
- a CDS encoding SDR family NAD(P)-dependent oxidoreductase — translation MTTTPDLSGRIALVTGASRGIGYNTAKQLAAAGAHVIAVARTVGGLEELDDEIKASGGQATLVPLDLTDMAGIDRLGSSINDRWGKLDILVANAAVLGVIAPIGHVEAKVFDKVMAVNVTGTWRLIRSVDPLLRKSDAGRAVIVSSGSAHSARAFWAPYAASKAAVEALARSWADETKNTALRVNIFDPGTSRTAMRALAVPGEDPATVTHPSETASHILGMVDPALTRTGEIYQIREQRWVSHQKPA, via the coding sequence ATGACAACCACTCCCGACCTCTCCGGCCGCATCGCGCTCGTTACCGGCGCATCGCGCGGCATCGGCTACAACACGGCCAAGCAGCTTGCCGCGGCGGGTGCGCATGTGATTGCCGTGGCGCGCACGGTCGGCGGGCTGGAAGAGCTCGATGACGAGATCAAGGCGTCAGGCGGACAGGCGACGCTGGTACCGCTCGACCTCACCGACATGGCCGGCATCGACCGCCTCGGCAGCTCGATCAACGATCGCTGGGGCAAGCTCGACATTCTGGTTGCCAACGCCGCCGTGCTGGGCGTCATCGCCCCCATCGGCCATGTCGAGGCCAAGGTCTTCGACAAGGTCATGGCCGTCAACGTCACCGGCACCTGGCGCCTGATCCGCTCGGTCGATCCGCTGCTGCGCAAGTCGGATGCCGGTCGCGCCGTCATCGTCAGTTCCGGCTCCGCCCATTCGGCGCGTGCCTTCTGGGCGCCCTATGCCGCCTCCAAGGCAGCCGTCGAGGCGCTTGCCCGCTCCTGGGCCGACGAAACCAAGAACACCGCCTTGCGCGTCAACATCTTCGACCCCGGCACCAGCCGCACAGCGATGCGCGCGCTGGCCGTGCCCGGCGAGGATCCGGCAACCGTCACCCATCCGTCGGAGACGGCGAGCCACATCCTCGGGATGGTCGACCCCGCCCTCACCCGCACCGGCGAGATCTACCAGATCCGCGAGCAGCGCTGGGTTTCCCACCAGAAGCCGGCCTGA
- a CDS encoding OsmC family protein, with protein MDAAQLKALQAPIKDAYRDDAGRALITLRARGAVDDQSISCRIDTGKAIVTAGLHPATGGSGMELCSGDMLLEALVACAGVTLKAVATALEFRLGEAVVSAEGDLDFRGTLGVARDAPVGFRAIRLAFKLDTDEPQERIDALVKLTERYCVVFQTLNVRPELSVSAER; from the coding sequence ATGGACGCCGCACAGTTGAAGGCGCTGCAGGCGCCGATCAAGGATGCCTATCGCGACGATGCCGGGCGCGCGCTGATCACGCTCAGGGCACGCGGCGCCGTCGACGACCAGTCGATTTCCTGCAGGATCGACACCGGCAAGGCGATCGTCACTGCCGGCCTGCATCCGGCCACCGGTGGCAGCGGCATGGAGCTGTGCTCGGGCGACATGCTGCTCGAAGCGCTGGTGGCCTGCGCCGGCGTGACCTTGAAGGCGGTGGCGACAGCGCTGGAGTTCCGCCTCGGTGAAGCCGTGGTGTCGGCCGAGGGCGACCTCGATTTTCGCGGCACGCTGGGCGTCGCCAGGGACGCACCGGTCGGCTTCCGCGCCATCCGGCTTGCCTTCAAACTCGACACCGACGAGCCGCAGGAGCGCATCGATGCGCTGGTCAAGCTGACCGAACGCTACTGCGTGGTGTTCCAGACGCTGAACGTTCGGCCGGAACTCAGCGTTTCGGCCGAACGCTAG